TTCGGTTTCGCGATCGCGACTGCGGGCATGCTGACGGTGGCGATGGCCGCGCGCCGGCGGCGCCTGGTCGGCTGAGCCGATTCGCCGCGCCTCCCTCACGGGGGCGCCGATTCGACCGACACTGAGCTCGACGTGGCGCGCCGATTCAGCGGCGCGTCATCGTCCCAGGGTTCGCTTCGAAAGTCCGCTTCGCGCCACGGAGGGCTGATGCGAAAGCCGCGCTGCCAGGTCTCGAGTCGTCACGCAGCGTTCGCGCCGCGCACTTCGTTCGCGTTCGCGCTCGCGCTCGCGTGTTCGCTTGCGTCGTGGTGCATCGGCGCGTCTGCCGCGCACGCTGAAGCCGATCGCTTCCGCGTCGATCTCCTCTTCGGAAGGCAGTTCGAACGCTTTCAGTCGCGGCAGGCCGACAGCCTCGGGCTCTCGGTTTCCGACGGGCTGCACGCCGGCATGGAGTTCGACTTCGACGTCATGCGCATGCCCATGAAGGGCAAGCCCGGTCCCGGACTGCGCGTCTCGGGCCGCACCACCGTGGCCGAGCGTGTGTTCGCGATCGATCCCGACGCGGTGCCGGTCGGCGTGATCGCGGCGCCGATCGAGGAAGCTCCGACGCTCGAGGTGTTCGGCGGCATCGGGCTGCAGGTGCCGCTCGGGATCGTCGATGGCGACGCAGGAACCTCACTGTTCGTGCGTTACGAGGGCGGAATCATCCTGGCGCGCGGCACCGAGTACGACTTCATCGACGTGAATACGATCGGATTCGGATTCGAGCGCGACATCGGCATCTTCGAAGGATCGCTGGTCGAGGTGAAGAACGGGCGCAACGAGCTGTTCGGACCCGCCGACTCGAAGGGCCGCTGGAATCTGCGGTTTCGCATCGTGAGCCGCCTCGGCGGGTTCTCTCGCCTCGGCGAGGCTCCGGCGGCACCCGCCGCCGGCCGCGCCACCGCAACTCCGGCGGGGGTGGTCGAGACCGGCAGGCCACTGCGGGCGTTCTTCGACCTGTGCGTCGACAGTGACGGCGGATCCGGCGCGGACGGCCTCGGAATGACGGCCGGAGTCGCCGCAGACGCCGGCATGCTGGCGCGACGGCTCGGCGGCCTGTTCGGCCTCTGAGCGACGTCAGGCCTCGGCCGCCCCGCCGCTGGCCCGGCCCGCGTTCCGGCCCCTCAAGCACAGGGCCGACCGGGCCGATGATCCGAGCGACCTCCCGGCATTTCGCCGGGCCCCATCGAGGCACGGATCGCCCATGGCCCACATCGCCCCACAGGACCCAACCGCTACCACGAGCCGCGGCAATCTTCATGACGCCCGGATCAAGGCGGTCTACTCGTGGGTCAATCAGCTGGGGCGCACGCTCAAGACCTGCCGGCTCTACGACTCCAACAACCCGACCGTGGTGCGGTTCCGCGACGAACTGGTTGCGGCGCTCGCCAAGCTGCTCGAGGAACACGGCGGCTTCACGGTCGAGTTCACCGCGGACGACGTGGTGTGCGAAGAGGTGTCGCTCTATCCGGCGCGTTCGCGCGAGGACAATCTGGCACTGCCGTTCTACCGCGACGGCGTGCGTTCGATCACGTTCAATGTGGGCGTGCTGCCGCGCGAGATCGACTCGCTGGTCGAGAGCGTGCTTCAGGTCACCGGGCAGAACATCGGTCAGGACGACCTCGTCACGCTGCTGTGGGAAGCGCAGCTCGAACACCTCGAGATCGACTCGGTGCCGTCCGAGGGCGACTTCGGTGGCGGACCCGGCGAAGCGGACGACGCGGGCGAGCTGGTGCCGTGGCCACAGCCGGGCCAGGTCGAAGACGGCGAGACGCCCGAACTCGACGCCAGCGGCGAAGAGATCGGCGCCAAGCCCGAGGGCCGCTCCGACGACTGGACCGTGAGCGACGACTCGGGCGAAGTCGAGAAGGGCTTCGCGACGCTCGAGACCCTGGCGCGCCATGAAGTCCAGCGCTTCGCGACCCAGTACGAAGCCGAGCGCAACGTGGCTCCGGTGACCACGGCACTCGCGATCCTGCGCGCGGCACTCACCACCGGCGTGGTGCCCGAGGACCGTCTCGAGTTCGGCCGCTTCGTGCCGCGACTCCTGCGGCTCTCGATCGGTCGCGGCGCATGGCTCGAGGCGCGCGAGGCGATCTCTCTGATGTCCGAGATCGGCGACGAGGAAGGGGCGCGCCAGAATCTGTCGCAGGAAATGCTGCAGCCGATCTCGATTTCGAGCGTCACCGAGCATCTGGATCAGCAGGAAGCGAACTCGCTCGCCGAGTTCATCGCGTTCGCACGTGAGTTCGGCGACACCGGTGTGGACTTTCTCACGCTGGTGCTGGGCGAGAGCCAGCAGCGCCGCAACCGAAGACTGATCGCCGAAGCGATCGCCGATCTGTGCCGCGCCAATCCCGAACGCCTCGCGCCCTATCTGTCGGATCGTCGCTGGTACGTGGTGCGCAACATCGTGCACATCCTGGGCTGGATCGGAACCGACTCGATCGCCGGCATGCTGCAGGTCGCCCTGCGGCACCCCGAGCCGCGCGTGCGGCAGGAGGCGGTCGCCGCACTCGGCCAGGTCAGCGCACGGGTCGCCCGGCCGATGCTGCTCAAGCTGCTCGACGGAACCGAAGCGCGCACGTTCTGCGCCGTGCTGCACCAGCTCAGCGTCGAGAAGCACGCAGCGACCGCGAAGCTGGTGCTGGGCTTCATGCTCGAACCGACCTTCGAGCAGCGCTCGCCCGAGGAGAAGCGCGCGATCTATACCGCGATCTCGTCGATCGGTGGCGACGAAGTGGTCGGCGAACTCGAGGCCGAGCTGCTCAAGGGCAACTGGTTCTCGCGCACTCAGGAAGGACACCGTCAGGCGGTCGCGCGATGCCTCGCACGGATCGGGACGCCATTGTCGAAGCAGGTGCTCGAGCGCGGACGCACCTCGAAACGCGGGCCGGTCCGGCAGGCGTGCGAAATGGCGCTCCTGGGGTTCAACGAACGTGACTGACGCCAACGCCATGAGCCCCGGAGCGGGCGGAGGCGCGAACGGCGACGGCGGTTCGCTCGCCACGCTCGGGCCGCAGTTCCTGCTCAAACTGTCCGCCATGATGCGGACCGCGCGCACCTACGACGTGGCGAATCAGGCGTTCCAGCGCCAGGCCCGCGAGTTCCTGGGGCTGATCGGCGAAACCTTCGAAGCCGAGCATGACGACGTCACGCTGGTCGCGGTCGGCGAGCACTTCTATCTGAACGGCGTGCGGGTGCGTGCGAACGCCTCGCTGCTGCCGGTCTATCACTCGCTGATGGCCGAGTTCGAGCGCCGCGCGGTGGGCGGGATCCGCTTCCTCGAAGGCATCAGCGAGGCCGAGTTTGAACGGTTCTTCCAGCTCCTGATGGCGGCCGAGACCGGAGCGCTCGCCGAGCGCCTGAGCGAGACGTTGCGGGAGGCCAGCGTCGAGCACGTGGTGATCATTCCGGCTTCGGATCTCGAGGACAGCGAGTTCACGCAAGCGCTCGACCAGAAGCGCGAGAACACCGAACGCGGCCGCGCCAAGCGGGTGTTCTGGCGGGCAGTGCTCGGCACCAAGCGAGTCGTCCTGAGGGCGCGTCAGACCGGCCGCCCCGATCTTCGGCAGGCCAAGCGACTGGTGCAGCCGGTGGTCGACAGCATCATGAATCACGAGTACTCGGTGGTCGGTCTGACGGCACTCAAGGATCACGACGAGTACACCTACGCGCATTGCGTCAACGTGTCGGTGCTCTCGATCGGCATGGGACAGCAGCTCGGTCTGTCACGCCAGGTGCTGGCGGATCTCGGCGTGGCGGCGCTGCTGCACGACATTGGCAAGATCGCGGTGCCGGGCGACGTGCTGCGCAAGCCCGCCGCACTCTCGAGCGACGAATGGCGGCTGATGCGCCGCCACCCGCTGGAAGGCGTCAAGATGATGACGCGCATGCCGGGGCTCACCGCGGTGACGCTCGACGCGATGCGCGTGTGCCTCGAACACCACATGAACTTCAATCGCACCGGCTATCCCGAGGTGAAGGGTGACTGGGGGCAGAGCACGCTGTCGCGGATCGTGTCGGTGGCGGATTGCTTCGACGCCATCACCGCGCACCGCGCCTATCACAAGCGCCCGCGCACGGCCTTCGAGGGCCTGCAGTACCTGGTCGGGGACGCGAGGCTCAACTTCGATCCCGCGGCGCTGTGGGCGCTGGTGAAGACCGTGGGGCTCTATCCGGCCGGCACGCTGCTGCAGACCGACAGCGGGCACATCGTGCTGGTGATCAGCCCCAATCCCGAAGACGTCGCGCGTCCCTCGGTGCGTGTGATCCTGCGCCCCGACGGCTCGGCGCCACCCGCCGATCAGCATGAAGAGTGGGCGCCGATGCCGCGCCACGTGGCGGTGGCGAAGATCCTTCCGCCCGAGAGCATCGAGACCAGCACCTCGGAGCTGCTCGCGGCCTGATCGCGGCCCCGGCGCCCGCGGCCCCGGCCCGCGCGGCCCCAATGCGCAAACGGGCGGCATCTTTCGATGCCACCCGCTGCGTGGGTGGGTCCGCCCGCGTACCTGGACGCTCCCCGTCTCCGGCCGCGCCGCTACGAACCCACTTTTTCCTGCGGTGCTGCGATGACTCACCGACTAGCGGCGGTCGCCGTCCCAGCCGCGATCGTCGTCGTGGTCGTGAGAATGATCGTCGTCACGGTCCCAGTCGCGACCCTCGTCGCGATCCGACGTCCGGTCGCCATGGCCGTCCTGCCAGCCGCGGTACGTGACGTCGCGATCCTCGATCACGCGCAGGCGATAGGCGTGCCGCTCGTGTTCGCTGTGGCGCCGATAGGCGCGAAGGCTCGTGAAGCGCACGTCGCAATAGGGGTCCCAGTAGCCGTAGCCGACCGGGCAGGCGTCGCCGAAGTTGGCCGAGACATGCATGCCGCCGATCACGCCGGCGAGCACCAACCGCGCGAAGCCGGGGCGCACCACCACGCGATGAGGCGAGTTCACGTAGACGACGCGCGGAGCGCAACGCACCACCTCGACGCGGCGATTGCCCCTGTAGCGACGGTCGTGATCGCGACCGTGACGACCGCGATCCGCCTGCGCATCCGACCACAGGCTGCCGATCGTGAGCGCCGCGGCGACACTGGCTGCGAGCACGAGCATGGGTTGGCGAGTCTTCATGGTTTCCTCCTCGACGTGAATCAGGGCGAGCGAAGTTCTCTGCAGAGGTACTAGAGCAGGCGGCGTGCCACTGGCCGGTGCGGCGCCGATTTGCGCGGATCGCATGGATTTCAGACGATTTCGCCGCGTTTTTCGCGTGCCCGTCGGGTGTCGGTGCGGAGGGTGTGGCATCGACGCCACACGCACGGTGCCGCGATGTCGCGCCGCGTTGCGGTGCTTTGGAATCTCGTGACATCGCGGGACCGCATCACTAGGCTCGAGTTCGTTCGAGCCGAGCCCGACGTACGGAGGCGACTCCGGCGGGTTTGCCACACCCGGAGATTCCGCGATGAAGCGGCGCGTGTTGATCGGAGCGCTGGTCCTGCTGTTCGTCAGCCGAGACGCCGAAGCGCACCCGAGCGGCGAGGTGATCGCCAACGGCGGCGGGCGCTCGAGCAATGCATCGCAGGTGCTGCGCGGGACGCTCGGGCAGGCGACGGTCGGTCGCAGCGCCTCGTCGGTCCACGCACTGAGCCACGGGTTCTGGAGCTTCGGAGGCTCGCGCGTGGTAGGACTGGAGCCGCCCGACGAAACGCTCCGGTTGCCGCACGCGATCGCGATCGGCCCCGCGTTTCCGAGCCCGTCACCGGGAACGGTGCGTTTCGCCGTCGCGCTGCCGCACGCGGCGAGCGTGAGCCTGGAAGTGTTCGACCTCGCGGGGCGGCCGGTCGGCGCACTCGCGCCGCGAGCGTTCGCCGCCGGATATCAAAGCCTCGAGTGGCGTGCGCCGCTCGACCACGCCGGCGTCTACTTCGCTCGCGTGCGAGTCGAGGCAGTGATCGTCGCCCAGCGACGGATCGTGGTGGTGCGGTAGAACGCAGCTCGCGAGCCGCCGCTGCCGGTTCCTCAGTCGCTCGTCACGGTGTGGTTGATCGCCGCGTCCAGGTTTACCCACCGCACCTTGCCGTTCGTCCTGATGGTGACGTTCGGCTGCGAGAACGCGCTGCCGCTGATGTTCACGAGCGCCGAGTCCGCGCCGGCCGCCGCCACAGTCACCGATGCGGTCATGAAGGAGTGGATGTTGCAGTGGTAGGGGAACGCACCATTGGTCGCGAAGGTGTGTTCGTAGGATCGGTTCAGCGGCATGTTGCCCGAGTTCAGTTCGAGCGTGCCGCCACCGCCCGGAGGTCCGGCGGGATTCGAATCATCTCCGCCGCATCCGGTGAAGATTGCGATCGAGGCGACGAGGCCGAGTACGGCCACGGGAACCAGCAGATTGCGAGACATGGTACGGAAGCCTCCGAGATCGAAACGTCGAGATGCCGCGGCACGCGAGTGAGAGGAGCGTAGGCAGGGCTTGCGTGAATCGCCAGCCGCGCGCGCGCTCGAGTGCCTCGATCGGAGCGCGGCGCTGCACGAATGGGGCGCGAACGCGGCAGAACTCCGGGTGCTTTTAGCTGTGCAAAACCGGTTTCGCGCCGGAGCTAGAAGCGATACCCGAGCGACAGATTCCACTGGGAGATCGCGGCGGTCGCTTCGTCACGCCGCCACTGGCGATCCGCTTCGAGCATCACGCTAGGGTGCGGCCGGAGGGCGAGTCCACCGGTGAAAACGGTGCGCTCGAAGGCGGGATTCTCGGCGCCGCCGGGCACGTCGTTCTGCGTGTCGTAGTGCTCCCAGCGCGCGAACGGGGAGACGCTCCAGCGCGAGCCGGGAGCGATGCGGGTCAACACGTCGAAGGCCCCCTCGACGTAGCTGCCGAGGAACGACTCGCCGAGTCGATTGGTGCTGACGAGCGCGAGTTCATCCGACAGCTCGCTCGCATCGGCGAGCGTGCCCTGCGCGTGAAGCGCGCGCAGCTCGAGGCCATGCCCGCTCCAGCGCAGGTGACCTTCATAGAGCGTGACGCGCGGCTCGAGCGTGACTCCCGGCGGCTGGAACTGCTGCCACGAGTCACCGGTGTAGGCGGCGCCGCCGATCATGAGACCGATCGGAGTGTGCCAGTCGAGCCGGGCGCTGAGCCCCGGCTGCGTCAGGATCGCGTTCGAGCCGTGCTGGCGCCCACCACGAAAGCCGTCGGCGGCGCTGAAGCCGTCGGCGTCGAGCCCCTCGGTCACGTGCACGCGCCACTCGAGGCCGCTGTCGAAGGCCCCGAATGCCGCGAGTCCGAGCGTGCTCCAGGGAGTCGGGAGGATGCGCAGCTCGACTTCGGGGCGATAAGCCCCGAGCACCACGGTCGGATCGTGCCACTCGTTCGTGAGTCCGAGCGGGGCCAGCAGCAGCCCCCCACGCAGGCCGAAGCGTGGCGAAGCGGACCATTCGACGTATGCGAAGTCGATGACCACTTCTCCGCTGAGCGTCGCCACGCCGAGCACTTCGGCGGTCGCGAGGTCGGTGAGTCCCTCGACGTCGGCGCGATTCCGCACCCCGCCGTGCTCGAACGCGACCGCGGTGTTGATCAGCAACTGATCGTCGAATCGATAGCCCACGTAGAGCCCGTGTCGCAGCAGGCTCACGCGATCGAGCCGATGCGCGAGCTGCTCGTTCTCGCGCAGGCGATCGAAGTTTTCGTACAGGGCCTGTCCGTAGCCGCCGATCGTCACCCCGGAGCGCACGGCATAGACGCGGCCGGCGGCAGGCGCCAGCCACCGCGACTGCGGGCGTGCAGTGGTGTCGTCGTGGGCACGTGACTCGAGTGCCGTGACCTTGGCCTCGAGTGCCGCGACCTTGCGCTCGAGCACTTCGACCGGATCCTCCTGCGCGCGCGCGCTCGGTGCGCCCGCGAGCAGCGCGAGCGCGACCGCTACGCCACGCGCAACACCGAGCGCCCGCCGCACGCCAGTACGTCGCCGCAGGGCGGGTGCTGCCCTCACGCGATGCCGGGCCCCGGCGTCCCCATGCACGCGAGGTCGCAGGTTGCGCACTCGGTGGTCGGCCGGCACTGGCGGTGATACTCGGTGTAGCGGCGCTGGAAGAACTCGCGCAGCTCGCGGTCCTCGCGCAGCAGCTTGATGAGATCGAGCAACCGTTCGACCGTCTGGCCGGACAGATCG
This genomic interval from Candidatus Eisenbacteria bacterium contains the following:
- a CDS encoding HEAT repeat domain-containing protein; translated protein: MAHIAPQDPTATTSRGNLHDARIKAVYSWVNQLGRTLKTCRLYDSNNPTVVRFRDELVAALAKLLEEHGGFTVEFTADDVVCEEVSLYPARSREDNLALPFYRDGVRSITFNVGVLPREIDSLVESVLQVTGQNIGQDDLVTLLWEAQLEHLEIDSVPSEGDFGGGPGEADDAGELVPWPQPGQVEDGETPELDASGEEIGAKPEGRSDDWTVSDDSGEVEKGFATLETLARHEVQRFATQYEAERNVAPVTTALAILRAALTTGVVPEDRLEFGRFVPRLLRLSIGRGAWLEAREAISLMSEIGDEEGARQNLSQEMLQPISISSVTEHLDQQEANSLAEFIAFAREFGDTGVDFLTLVLGESQQRRNRRLIAEAIADLCRANPERLAPYLSDRRWYVVRNIVHILGWIGTDSIAGMLQVALRHPEPRVRQEAVAALGQVSARVARPMLLKLLDGTEARTFCAVLHQLSVEKHAATAKLVLGFMLEPTFEQRSPEEKRAIYTAISSIGGDEVVGELEAELLKGNWFSRTQEGHRQAVARCLARIGTPLSKQVLERGRTSKRGPVRQACEMALLGFNERD
- a CDS encoding HD domain-containing protein gives rise to the protein MTDANAMSPGAGGGANGDGGSLATLGPQFLLKLSAMMRTARTYDVANQAFQRQAREFLGLIGETFEAEHDDVTLVAVGEHFYLNGVRVRANASLLPVYHSLMAEFERRAVGGIRFLEGISEAEFERFFQLLMAAETGALAERLSETLREASVEHVVIIPASDLEDSEFTQALDQKRENTERGRAKRVFWRAVLGTKRVVLRARQTGRPDLRQAKRLVQPVVDSIMNHEYSVVGLTALKDHDEYTYAHCVNVSVLSIGMGQQLGLSRQVLADLGVAALLHDIGKIAVPGDVLRKPAALSSDEWRLMRRHPLEGVKMMTRMPGLTAVTLDAMRVCLEHHMNFNRTGYPEVKGDWGQSTLSRIVSVADCFDAITAHRAYHKRPRTAFEGLQYLVGDARLNFDPAALWALVKTVGLYPAGTLLQTDSGHIVLVISPNPEDVARPSVRVILRPDGSAPPADQHEEWAPMPRHVAVAKILPPESIETSTSELLAA
- a CDS encoding T9SS type A sorting domain-containing protein, which codes for MKRRVLIGALVLLFVSRDAEAHPSGEVIANGGGRSSNASQVLRGTLGQATVGRSASSVHALSHGFWSFGGSRVVGLEPPDETLRLPHAIAIGPAFPSPSPGTVRFAVALPHAASVSLEVFDLAGRPVGALAPRAFAAGYQSLEWRAPLDHAGVYFARVRVEAVIVAQRRIVVVR